The Syngnathus acus chromosome 3, fSynAcu1.2, whole genome shotgun sequence genome includes a window with the following:
- the dkk3a gene encoding dickkopf-related protein 3a, with amino-acid sequence MKMVLSANMQGIFFLLTLLAPCNGILPELVHPGVHLILGDSVQEEPAVVQGEQLDEQLRPEHKESTIATTIAQSTEVNNHIDTGCDTTKDCGKERYCLHDKNNSKCQLCKGIDVSCTKDEECCGVHLCIWGQCSSNSTKGQAGSTCQHQAQCGPDLCCAFHAALLFPVCSPKPIDRERCVPASNHLTEDDSPRKHCPCAGDLHCQHLGRGSMCLKAVDSSEEDLTDSLYSAIDYVL; translated from the exons ATGAAGATGGTGCTGAGTGCAAACATGCAAGGCATCTTTTTCTTATTAACTTTGCTGGCGCCTTGCAATGGCATATTACCCGAGTTGGTGCATCCAGGAGTTCATCTCATCCTGGGCGATTCCGTGCAGGAGGAGCCTGCTGTGGTGCAAGGAGAGCAACTGGATGAGCAGCTAAGGCCTGAACATAAA GAGTCGACCATTGCTACAACAATTGCGCAGTCAACCGAGGTGAACAATCACATTGATACT GGCTGTGACACCACGAAAGATTGTGGGAAAGAGAGATACTGTCTGCACGACAAGAACAattcaaaatgtcaactttGCAAAGGCATCGATGTG TCCTGCACCAAGGATGAAGAGTGCTGCGGTGTGCACTTGTGCATTTGGGGGCAGTGCAGTTCAAATTCCACCAAAGGGCAAGCTGGCAGCACGTGTCAGCATCAGGCACAATGTGGTCCGGACCTCTGCTGTGCCTTCCATGCAG CCCTCCTCTTCCCAGTTTGCTCTCCTAAACCCATTGACCGCGAGCGCTGCGTTCCTGCCTCCAACCACCTGACAGAGGATGACTCACCCAGAAAACATTGTCCTTGTGCTGGGGACCTCCATTGCCAGCACCTAGG ACGAGGATCCATGTGCCTTAAAGCGGTCGACTCGAGCGAAGAGGATCTGACAGACAGCCTGTACTCGGCCATAGATTACGTCCTCTAA